The sequence ttatgctctaataaatttgttagtctctaaggtgccacaagtactcctgttcttctttttactagttGTCAGTGACTTCACAATTCCTTGTCCTCACAAGGGGCCCCATTCTCCACttacttacaccagttttacaatgGTACTGTATAAtaactcttttcagagtagcagccgtgttagtctgtatccgcaaaaagaacaggagtacttgtggcaccttagagactaacaaatgtattagagcataagctttcgtggactacagcccacttcttcggatgcatacatacatataataactctgttgacttcaatgaagttaaaGCCCAATTCAGTACCcattgaagaaaatgaaaagactctgattgacttcagtgagtgttggatcagaattttattcccaatttagatcctgatcctgcaagctggcCGCACAAGGATCTGCTTATGCAAAGCAATTTGCAGGATCAAGAACTAAAACTGGTgtaaggggagaatcaggccaaagGTCTGTAGGATGGCATGTCACGCTCAATTCATGCTCCGCACCCATAGCTAGCTGATGTTCTAGAGATAGCTGAGTTCAGTACCAGTCATAAAAACTAGTGAAattctcttttctctcctcttgactcttgtgttatgagactcTGATTAATGCTTATTATAGCTAGAGGGGGTACAGCATATTCAAGTTGTTGATGCAGAAATTCCCCTTCCCTTACTGCAAAAAGTGGAACTGCAGCGCTGCAGAATTCAAGGGGCCATGTTCATACTTTCGTTACATTTCATTGCTGAGATAGACTGGTTCTTGACAAGAAATCGGTTTAGGCTTGTCCTTACTGCAGGGTCTTTTCTGATCTGAGCAATTTCTTTCCCACTCGTCTCTCTAGTGTCTTGTTACTTAAtctgtctctttttaaaaatatctaattaTTCTACTAAGAAAAGTTTTtgtagattgtaagatctttaggGCAGATGAGAGCTGTTTCTTTTTGTGTATTGTGCAACACTAAGTACACTGTTCAGGTTAAACAAAGAAATAATTAGTAATAGAAATGATAGCTTTTTATTGTGCTTGATGAGTGCAAGGAGTGAGGtaggaggaagaaaaagaaacaaacaccaCTACTGAAAGTAATGAGGAGCAACCAGCTATTTAATCCTGCCAATTTAGAACAGTGCCAGaaagaagaaacatttaaaacaaactgaaCACACTAAAGCAGTTAGTGGCTAATTGGTTATGTCCTCTCCCTTTGGAACTTAGCTGGTGACAGTTTTACTTCTATTAGCACCAAAGCCCCCCTTGTTACTTGCATCCTCCACAGCTTTAGTCTTTCCAGGTTTGCCTGCAGCTTAATTTTAGCCTCCTCTGTGTTTGCTACCCCTACTATTTTGATATCATTTACAACATTTGATCATGATTTAATTTGCAGCAAAGAAACACCtgacaaaaaaaaacccatggaGCAGGCAGAAGGAGcttaaatggaaaaaaggggatTGATAACATGCACAGGAGCAAACGCACAGGAGATTGAGAttcaaagaaaagcaaaacaCTGATCCTTCTGTGGGCAGAAACCAAATCTTGTCTAGAGAGGGGAAGCTGCAGCCAACAAGCATTTTAAacctttaaaactattttaaattaattttttagtAAAAAGCAAAAAGCCAAACAAGAGAACATTTTTGTGATAATCCCCCAGCCTTCATAGATGTAGGTATAgaatgggggggagaggaagagtaaGTTCCATCCAGTGTATTCAATTACAtaaattcagagatcaaaattaATTACACTTGCTTTCTCCATcatttacacccattttacaaaAACTCCTGACTAATATCTGCTGCCTTTATCTGAGGAATGATCCAGACATTTCTAGAAGTTTTGATAAATTCCAACACCAAGATCCAGATTCTATCGTCCATCACGTTTGtgcattcccactgaaatcaatggagcgtCTCAGGAataactacaaaaacaacaaggagtctggtggcaccttaaagactaactatctgttagtctttaaggtgccaccagactccttgttgtttttgtagatacagactaacatggctacccccggaTACTTGACATCAGGAATAACTAAGGTTACAACTTAACCACATCTGTGAGAGCCAAGCTGATTGAAGGATGTGGATATGACAGGCAAACAAATAGGGTAAAGAAAAACAGAGTAGATTTAGAGGGAGGGACTACAGCTAGTATTTTGAAATATATGTATAcattgcagggccggctccaggcaccagcggaacaagcacgtgcctggggctgcacatgctaaggggcggcattccttacattcttggggcggcagagtccgggcagcttttttttttgggggggggggggggtgcactttGGCAGTTCGGGCGGTGGCAGTCCGAGtggttttttattgttttttacgcttcggcagttcgggtggcAGCAGTCTGAGCCActtcttttgtttttgcttggggcagcaaaaatggtagagccggccctgatgtatTGGTCACTGTTGTCACCCAGCCAAGGTGGAATTCAATTCAAAGTGGaattcaattgaagtcaatgggcgttttgcctttgatttcagCATAGGCAGATTTCACccataaaatgtcaaaatatagaAAGCTCTTAGGTCACTTAGTTAATTTCCTGTGCAGGCTTGTTCCTCACAGTATATATCCTAGTGCTTTTGTCCAGGCTTGCTTGCTTGAAATGTGGGCTGATACCACTTCCCTTGGACGGCCTTATAGGCCACACTGCTAGGAGACATGCCATATATGTACAGTGAATATTAACACATCTTGTGCATCTAGCTACAGAGATGGCAggtcgggccagtttgtttatctgctgcgtcggcaggtttggccgatcgcggctcccactggccgcagttcgccgctccaggccaatgggggaggcgggaagctgcggccagcacatccctcacccgtgccgcttcccacagcccccattggcttgggacggcgaactgcagccagtgggagccgcaaacGTCCGAACCtgccgatgcggcaggtaaacaaactggcccggcctgccagggtgcttaccctggcgagccacgtgccagaggttgccgacccctgtgttatatgtttgtatagtgcctagcacaatggggcactgctgctattgtaatacaaataaataataagaacaacaacaatcCATGACTAAAAGAAAAGCACCAAGCCACAGAATAATGTATATataaattgtattaaaaatgcagctACTATATTAACTGTCATAAACAAATTTGAACATTATCATCCACACTTTTAAAGCTGAATCATAATCCTTACATATAAATAGCTATGAAAATGTCATGCACATATAAAAAGCAGAACTGAGCATTTACTAACAGTAGAGTCAAATGCAGCTGCATAAagcattttttcttgttttttctccATAGGCTGTAAATAACCACTATAAGCTATTTTCTAAATTTTGTTACAAGGGCTGAGAAGCTCTTgattttaataactttttaaaaaaagagggacAAAAGAAGAATTTGTTAGTAATAAATACATTGCTGCACCAAATGTTAGTTTCGCTATGTAAGTAATTGGTACTCTCAGATCTTTAAtcacacaaaataaaatgaacagtgTATTGTCTTTGAATTAACATCTTGTATCAAGAGGAACACATTAACTTTTTCTATGAATACGACATTGGTTCAATACTGAAATAAAATACTCCACAACCCAGGCACTGCTACATCACAGAACAAGAACTGACTTGTCAGCTTTAGATGCACTCAACAAGTGTGAAGATTATGGATACTCAGGCCTAGTTTACAAAAGACTTTTCTCTCAAAATTTCCCATCACTGCTTCCACCAGTTCAACCTAGGAACTATCCTGCAGTAACTCTTTAAAAAACAGCTAATACAGTTGATGCTGTGGGTAATTCTGCCCCAGAAAATGTAACCTGGACcacaaaaacagaacaatgcTTTGTGCTTAAAATATATCCATTCCCTGATTCTTTTGCATATATTCACTGTCTTGTGCTGtagagagaagtttttaaaaaacagatataTAAAAGCTATTGTGCTTAACTCAGCGGCACACAGACATAGTAAAATTGGAACAATACGAAGGTAAAAGATATTCTAGTTGTAAAGGCTATATATCATATGATATCTTAAAAGGTTTAAAAAGTATAAAATTAGGAAACGTGCATAGGACACACATTACTTCACAGGCttcatctacactagaaaagcgtagcttttgccagtgtagctataccagcaaaccctcctagtgcAGTTTATGCTGGCATAAAAGTATTTTTGCCAGTAGAATTTATACAGGTTATTGAGTGAAATAATCTACACCAGCAAAAGTACTTTTATGCCACTACAACTGTTTACACTTGAGCTTCTGCCAGTATAAAAATGTTGCACAACATTATTCTATCAGCATAAGTTTCTAGCATAGACCAGCCCACAAATAGAAAAAGTTCACTGTCTGCAAAATTCACTAGTAATATTTGGAAGAGGATAGGCAAACAATGAGAAATCCAGAATGTATTTTGGTAACAGTTCTTTTATAAGTCCACGTTGAGTGTTACACAGATAGTAATGTAGAGTTTCCCGAGTCACAGGCTTATACCATGATTGTCGTTCTGGGAAACGGATAAAAGAAGGTGCTTGAACATGTTCAAGAATGTAATTTGCATCCACATTCAGTCTTTCATATGATCCGATGAAATCGTACCTCACCGCACAGGGTTGGCATAGGTTGTAGATGGGCATCCAGTGTTCGTTCATTCTCTCTGCCTCTTCATCTAACAGGTACTGGAGAAACTCAGAAAAGGTGACATCATCCCCCGTGGACTTTCTGGGGCTTTTTCGGTATCTTTTTACTATTTCCACACCATATTTTAACTGGTACTCTTTGATCTCTCCAAATTTATTCCTATAAGCTGATAAAAGTCTCTCCATCGGGTCTCGAACAAATATAAACTTGTAGTAGTGCTTTAGCCTATAGCTGATCTCATCTGGCTTCATGTCACCGAGAAAAACCAAGTCATTCTTGTGGTCCATTTTGAGCTTGACATTCACATTCTCCAGCGCTCCATCCAAAACTTTCAGTATTCGTTTCCAGTTGGAGCAGGCGACTTTGGGGACGTAGCAATATAAGAAGCGATATTTATCACTCACCAGGATGTGTCTGAGCACAGTTTTCCTCTGACCTGCTGAAAGCTCCCAGATGCTATGAGGCATGTTCTTTTGTCCACACATGGTGCGGACTGTCCGGTTACGAACATCTTGTAGCACCTGGTAATCCATGTCCTCGGAGACCACTGCTCTGGTGTCACCGCTGCTCCTCCAAGCAAGGTCTCCATGTGGGGGATGGAGTGGTAGTGGCTTCACCTGTGCCAAAATGCCCCTCTCAATCATGAGCAGCAGGCCACTGGAAGCCACAATCACCCCAAACATGAGCATGGAGGGCAACAGCATGGTGCCACTGCCGCCCCGCATCCTGGCAGGCACCACGGCCCGGCGCACGGAGGTGGCTCCCATCTCTGCACCCCACACTGCCACCGGGGTCAGGGGGCGCGGGAACATGGCCCTGACACTGGCTTGGTGTCAGGGCCAAACAGCAGGTGGAGCTGGCCCCTACCCAAGGGGAAacggagtggggcagggctgtctcCTGGTGGATGGAGGCAGCACCTTTCCCCTCGGGCCCAGGGTCTCTctgccaggagctgctgcaggccCCTCACCCAGGCCGGGCAGCGGGACTCTGCATAGCATCAGGGGGCTCCCTAGCGGCTGCCCCCCATGCTGGGCTCGCGGCGCGCCAGCTGGGCAGCACAGCGCGCAAGGGGAGGAGGCCGGGCCGCCGGCGGCGGGCTGGGCCCCTCCGGGCCCGGCGGAGTTGAGCGGCAGCGAGGGCCCGGATGTCCCGGGAGCGAGTGAGGGGGACGAGGGAGGGAGGCCGGCAGTGACTGCAGGGAGGAGAGAGCGGCGGCCGGCTCCGCCCAGCGGCTCGGGACCTGGGGGCGGCGCGCTCAGCTCTGAGGCGCCGGGCGGcgccgccagcccagccctgaggagggaggcagggacGCCGGCTGCCGAGTTAGGGGCAGGCCCGCCTGCTACGCAAAGGGTGCGTGGGCTGGGTGAGCCCGAGAGGCACTGCTCGGCGGGAGGCTCTGTGGCCACAGGGGCATTGCACGGGGGGCTGTGTACACACAGTGTGCATTGCATGGGAGGGACACGGGCACTGCACAGCAGCGGGAaggggagctgtgtgcacgcaGGGCACTGCACAGCGgggggagctgtgtgcacgcaGGGCACTGAAcagcggcggggggggaggggagctgtgtgcacgcaGGGTACTGCACggcggggggggaaagggagctgtgtgcacgcGGGGCACTGCACAGcggaggagggaaaggggagctgtgtgcacgcaGGGCACTGCACAGCGgggggagctgtgtgcacgcaGGGCACTGAACagcggcggggggggaaggggagctgtgtgcacgcaGGGTACTGCACggcggggggaaaggggagctgtgtgcacgcaGGTCACTGCACAGCGGCGGGGGGGTGAGCTGTGTGCACGCAGGGCACTgcactacgggggggaggggagctgtgtgcatgctggGCATGTatagcgggggggtggggtggactgTATGCAGTTAGGGGCATTGCACAGCCTAGGGAAGGGGGCTGCGCGGTGGGGAGAACACTGTGTGCCCACAGTGACATTGCCCAGAATTGGGGAGGGACCTGCACAGATTGCCTCCACTGCCGCTGGGAGATTGTTGTATAGGGGTTTCTGTGCAGATGAGGGAACTTTGGGGGCTTTGGGTGTAGGTGGCTGGGAGGAGATCGTTGTGTTGGCATGGGGACTGTATAGGGGGGGCTTTAGAAACAAGCTGGGTCCACTGTACCCAGGCAGTGTCCAGGCCAGCCAATATAAACTATTTATTAATACAAATGGCACATGGACCTGATGAATTAAGCAGAATATTGCAGCCTTAAAGTGgaattatagtaaaaaaaaatcactctaaaAATTGTATGTTCTTTCATAGCAggtttttttccagtctgaattgatTTATTTGCTTAGAAAATTAAGATGTTACTACTTTTTATTCCTGTTAGTAAAGAATGGCTGTGGAAGAGGGATCTGGATTCTGCTCATTTAGCACATCATCAAGAATATTGCTAACTACCATGGAGGTGCAGAATCATTGGTGATGGGGCTTAAGCCAGAAAGAACctagcttgactctcagattccAGGGTAAATTTACAAACTGGGATTAGAAAAAACAACTTTTACTTTCAAATTGAGAAAGTTTTATCTGGGGTCTTTGAATTACAATGCTATTTCAGTGCTATTTTTACAGTCAGTATTCAGAACAACTGGCCTTGATCTTGTGGTCAGCTTGACCAGAGCTGGGTGCTTGACACCTCTCATACTTAAAAAGTTCCTTTTTATTTGAATGAGAAACCAATTATGAAAAACAGTTAAAAGGAAATTACTTTTGAAAGAGTGAAGAAAGGGAagaataacaacaaaaaaaccacctgCCTGGATTTTTTTCTGCATGGTTCACTTCTAATTTACACACTGTGCAGCATTTCGGGAGTTGCTCCacttatttttaacacaaaattcGGCATTTTTGGTAAATTTTAAGACAGCTGGAAAGAACTTTGCTGGCTATTTACAATTGGCAGAGATGCTTTCATAGATCATCCAACCGTTTTTAAAGTAGCCTGGTATCTAGGCATGAAATACAAATTATAGGTAACTGAGAAGTCAAATAAATTCGATCCCAATGCTCAACTATTCATTCATGACCAGACATGTTTTAAAGTTGCCTCAACGAAGTGCCAGTAGTTTAGTTGCCCGACAATTCATTTGTATACATTTTAGGTTTaggagagacaaggcgggtgaggcaatatcttttattggactaacttctgttggtgagagaggcaaatTTTTGAGCTTAccctgagctcttcttcaggtttgggaaatgtactcagagtgccacagctaaatagAAGATGGAACAGATGATGAAAATATCATAAATGTTTATATCATTgctttca is a genomic window of Malaclemys terrapin pileata isolate rMalTer1 chromosome 4, rMalTer1.hap1, whole genome shotgun sequence containing:
- the CHST14 gene encoding carbohydrate sulfotransferase 14: MFPRPLTPVAVWGAEMGATSVRRAVVPARMRGGSGTMLLPSMLMFGVIVASSGLLLMIERGILAQVKPLPLHPPHGDLAWRSSGDTRAVVSEDMDYQVLQDVRNRTVRTMCGQKNMPHSIWELSAGQRKTVLRHILVSDKYRFLYCYVPKVACSNWKRILKVLDGALENVNVKLKMDHKNDLVFLGDMKPDEISYRLKHYYKFIFVRDPMERLLSAYRNKFGEIKEYQLKYGVEIVKRYRKSPRKSTGDDVTFSEFLQYLLDEEAERMNEHWMPIYNLCQPCAVRYDFIGSYERLNVDANYILEHVQAPSFIRFPERQSWYKPVTRETLHYYLCNTQRGLIKELLPKYILDFSLFAYPLPNITSEFCRQ